GGGACGGCAAGGTATTTGCGCTCACCACGCATATATACCCCGATGGTGATGCCATCGGTTCCACGATGGCGTATCTCCTCCTCCTGAAATCGATGAACAAGAGCGCGGTCGCCATCATCCCGTCACCGGCCCCTCTCATATACCGTTTCCTCGACAGGAGAGGGGACCTGCTCGCGTACCATAAAAAATATGATCCCCTCATTGCCGGGGCGGACGCCCTCTTCATCCTTGACTCCAGCACGAATGACCGCCTGGGGCCGATCTATGAGGTGGCGCGGCGCTCCGGGGTCAGGCGGGTGTGCATCGACCACCACCCCGGCAATACGGTCGAGGCGGAGACCAAGTTTGTGAAAATCGATGCCTGCTCAACCGCGCAATTGATATACGAGCTCTATCTTGCCTGCGGCCGTGAGATCGGGCGGGACGCCGCAATCGCCCTCTACACGGGGATGCACACCGATACGGTTTCGTTCAACTTTCTTGGCACGACTGCCCGCACGCACGAAATAGTCGCCGATCTCTTGAGGAGGGGAGTTGATCCCAAAGAGGCATGGCTGCGGATGTATGGGAATGATTCGCCCCGCTTGATGAAACTGGCGGGAATTACACTCGAGGGACTTCGCACGGCGGCCGGGGGCCGCATCGCGTGGGTGGTGATACGGGAATCACAATGGCGGCTGCTGCGTGTCAACCCGTCTGAAACGGAATCGATTACACGCTACCCGCTCACGTTGCGGGGCGTGGGGGTCATCGCCCTCTTCTGTGAGGAGGGGAGAAGACAGGTCCGCGTGAGCATGCGGGCGCTGGACCGCACCGATGTGGGGAAAATCGCGCGCGCCCTCGGCGGGGGAGGCCACAGTACCTCGGCCGGCGTGCGGATGCAGGAACCCCTCCCCAAGGTGGTCAGAAAGATAATCAAAGCACTGATGAGAAGAAAACCCTAAATCCGAAACACTAAACTCGAAACAAACTCAAAACTCAAAATCCAAAAACATTGAACGTTGGTGTTTTGAGTTTAGAGATTCGGGTTTCGGGTTTGTTTAGGATTTCGTGTTTAGTGTTTCGAGTTTCTCCCCGGAGGGGATCATTTGGAAAGGAGGTGCGCGGAAAGTTGAAATTCAAGACTTGACCCCTTGTCAGGGGAGATGCGCGGAGGCCGCTTTTGACTTCTCGCTGTGGAGGCCCACGCCGTCAACTGCGGCGATCCGGTAGGTGTATTTCTTTTTTGCCTGCGCCGTGCAATCCTCGAATCTCAGGCCGGTGACCTGGCCGACCCTGCTCTCTCCGCCGAGGATGTCCCACGCCGTGCTCCTGTAAATCTCGTAGCCGGAGATATCAGGCTCCGGATTTGCTTTCCAGGTCAGTACAATCTTGCCGTTTTGGGCTTCGGCAGTCACCCCCTCGGGCGCGGCGGGGCGGGGTTTCGTCGATGCCTCGGTTTTATCCGAGGCGTCGCTCTCGAGGCCGTCAGCATCCACCGCACGCACGTTGTACTGATAACGCGCCCCGTTCTCGAGCCGCTCATCGAGATAGCTGTTTGACTTCGAGCTCCCGACGTCCTTGAAGCTGCCACCGCGCCCTGTTTTTCTGGACACAACGTAGTGGTCTATGTCGCCCTCGGGATTCGCCGCCCACGTGAGGCGGGCGCTCCTTGCCAGACCTGATTCTGCCGAGAGTTCACGCGGCTTCGTGGGGCATGGTTTGGTAGTCGCTGAAACCGGTTGAGAGAAGTCGCTCACGAGATCATCGCGATCCACCGCCTTTATTTTGTAGGAGTATGTCGTCAGGTCTTTGAGCCCCTTGTGGATGAATTCGTTCTGCGGGGTTTCAGCGAGCTGCCGGAATGGTCCGCCCTCCTTCTCGGCAGAAAAGATGGTGTACTTTTTTATGTCCGTTTCAGGGTTCTTTTCCCAGGAGAGGGGTGCGGCCCTGGCCTTGTTGCCGGAAGCCGCGAGACCGCGGGGCGTGGAGGGGACGGGTTTTGTGGTCGCCTTGACAGGGGGGCTCATCTGGCTTGAGAGGTCGTCCTTGTCGATAGACTGCAGTTTGTAATAGTACTCGGCTTTGTCTTCGAGACCCCCGTCCGTGTAGCTCGGGCTCGAGAGCCATCCGGGCTTGACCGTGGCGATTCTCTTGTAGTCGCCATCCTCAGAACGGCTGCGATACAGCCGGAACTCGCGGATGTCGCTCTCCTTGGGGTTCCCCCACTCGAGGTAGACCCTGCGGGCAAGGCCGCTCTGGGCGGTGAATCCTTCCGGAATTGAGGGATGTGGTTTTGTGGAGACCGCGAACGGCTTGGAGGGCTCGCTATCGAGTCCGTTCCGGTACTTTTTGGCCACCTTGTAGTAATAGGTCTCCCCGTCGCCGAAGCCCCCTTCGGAGAAGCGCGGCGTTCGGCTTTCCCCGATGGATTTGAATTCGCCGTCAGCCGAGGCGGAGCGGTAGATCACATATCCGGTAACGTCATTTTCATTCTCGCTCCAGGAAAAGGATGATTTTTTCACCGCGACATTTTCTTTTACCGGGAGCTGTCCCAGAGCCGGCCGGGGGCGGGTTGTCCCCGCCATCTCGGGGCACTGCTTTGACTCCATCTTGGTGGTGTCCGCCGCGGCGAGCCGGTAGTAGTAGGATGCGCCGTCGCTCAGATTTTTATCAACCCACTCTGTCTCTCTTGTCTTGCCGAGCAGCGCGTACGGGCCCTCCGCAGACTCGGCGCGATAGATCCTATACTCCTTGAAATCGGGTTCCTCGTTGGCGCTCCATGAGAGGATGTTCCTCCTGATGCCCGCCTCGATCTTCAGGCCGACCGGCGGCGCCGGCGGGCAGAAG
This genomic interval from Candidatus Auribacterota bacterium contains the following:
- a CDS encoding bifunctional oligoribonuclease/PAP phosphatase NrnA — encoded protein: MASLARVKKIIRDGKVFALTTHIYPDGDAIGSTMAYLLLLKSMNKSAVAIIPSPAPLIYRFLDRRGDLLAYHKKYDPLIAGADALFILDSSTNDRLGPIYEVARRSGVRRVCIDHHPGNTVEAETKFVKIDACSTAQLIYELYLACGREIGRDAAIALYTGMHTDTVSFNFLGTTARTHEIVADLLRRGVDPKEAWLRMYGNDSPRLMKLAGITLEGLRTAAGGRIAWVVIRESQWRLLRVNPSETESITRYPLTLRGVGVIALFCEEGRRQVRVSMRALDRTDVGKIARALGGGGHSTSAGVRMQEPLPKVVRKIIKALMRRKP
- a CDS encoding fibronectin type III domain-containing protein, which translates into the protein MKRVLRRIIYATIIVGAGCAGPQFYVLQGPPKYAVSLRSVNYEREIYNNDWKALVDVASDRAGNIFILDASTHQVFAADSQGKPLFVIGETGFWSKTFPRPSGLAVDSEGRIHVSDTKNDNVQIFDRTGAFSSRIGEKGVDAGNFRAPAGIDVDGMRNLYVIDQGNNRFQKFDPRGVFVMQIVSGPKPIEKINISRTSGPIKYISWPQFKRLRDVAVGPDGTIYLIDEGLCIVHAYSPQGAYLFSFGGRGKRGGKFEKPGGIAVGAMGVVCVTDEKNNTLQLFDPEGRFLTSVGSKGKGHGQFSQPQGVGTSADGRIFIADKGNRRVQIFSYAIPRPEVTVARIEKPVRIAVFDFKNNNPAAQSRGYGEAISDMFITAFAKQPNFEVIERKQVRKVIDEIYFDQSGVVESETAKKIGKILGIDVALAGGVAAFANSIEIDLRLLDVETGRVILADSLKANFEHELRPLVNREVLRLENSYVVRFCPPAPPVGLKIEAGIRRNILSWSANEEPDFKEYRIYRAESAEGPYALLGKTRETEWVDKNLSDGASYYYRLAAADTTKMESKQCPEMAGTTRPRPALGQLPVKENVAVKKSSFSWSENENDVTGYVIYRSASADGEFKSIGESRTPRFSEGGFGDGETYYYKVAKKYRNGLDSEPSKPFAVSTKPHPSIPEGFTAQSGLARRVYLEWGNPKESDIREFRLYRSRSEDGDYKRIATVKPGWLSSPSYTDGGLEDKAEYYYKLQSIDKDDLSSQMSPPVKATTKPVPSTPRGLAASGNKARAAPLSWEKNPETDIKKYTIFSAEKEGGPFRQLAETPQNEFIHKGLKDLTTYSYKIKAVDRDDLVSDFSQPVSATTKPCPTKPRELSAESGLARSARLTWAANPEGDIDHYVVSRKTGRGGSFKDVGSSKSNSYLDERLENGARYQYNVRAVDADGLESDASDKTEASTKPRPAAPEGVTAEAQNGKIVLTWKANPEPDISGYEIYRSTAWDILGGESRVGQVTGLRFEDCTAQAKKKYTYRIAAVDGVGLHSEKSKAASAHLP